The genomic segment TTGTGTTGGTgttactcctttggcttattgctagacaacaagggggagtaaATGGTTCATTTTGATGGTTCATTTTGATCAGTTTATACTATTTTAAACTGTTGATTCATGTTACATTTGAATTGcttttcgcagggggagtcatgctataatttttttatcattgTTACATTTGTGATAATTTTCGCAGGGGGAGCAATCTATTGCTATTTTGCTATTTGCTCTAACCTGTCTTATCTTGCAGGATCTTTTCAAAATAAACACTTAAAATATTcttgtctatcaagttgccaaagggggagattgtaaaatccttttttggctaaactttaatttagacaaaatattttaattgtttaaagaaaaatcagtAGCAAATCTCCTTATTGATATTCAGTTTTATTAGCAATATTttcagctgattttgtaatgtgaaaaggtctctaaatgtgaatatatttgttgccttatttatctcaaataatcaatttttggtaaaaatatattgtgcaaatattttgagattattttcagggattatatggGATTATGTCCTTTCTGGaaataaagaaggtgtcgaaaatgaacatggtcaaaagaaatgaccatgttcgttctgccagataaaacagattacgttgctgactcatcagtttcattttctgtcgacacaaaatccatctggctggctgttttcctaaatcaaaggaattcgcaaattaatttcaaagataccagaatatgatggccttggacgatttccctgcctataaataccttgccaaggccttggaaattttcacctcttccattttcaatatttataaacattattttgaagagtttctttatttgtagagattaagtttgttcaccttaatctttgtgagagtgctgagtgtacttgtggatatctatctagtccattgtgaacgtgttcataaggatcttcgggagaggattctatctaagtctcacttcgggaggaagtgtgcactcgctattctttgaagggagttcaagagaatcagcgtttcatcaaaccagattcgtagagaagagtacaacaagattgcggcaatagtttaagagggagtcttacattgtttaagtcaatgcttttgtacactttgtttctttactaattggtttattctctgggcgtggccccaaggagtaggttatccgaaagggtttctgaaccttgtaaaaattcgttgtgttctttaatttttgcactgtctatttattgtgttcaattctgtcgtgacaagttcggattctgttccGACAGAACTGCTTTCtgtgtaaacaattaattaccattctgcattttaattaattcatggtttaattaatttggtaattactaaaaacggaatttcactcCTCTCCATGTTGGGCATTCTTGATCCACCTGCTTCAACTTGAAGGGGGTATTGTGATATTCTCATATACTGTCATACATTATCATAATTATGTATTTTAGGGATATATCTTCTTGTATGATATTATGATATTTATGCATGAGTTTAGGCCTACAGCTAAGGTGAGGCGTGAGTTTAGGCATGAGTTTAGCCTTGTGCTTAGAGTTTACTTCTCCTTCTTTTGTATAAATTACTGGGACATATCAATATAGGGGCAAGGATTTCCACCCCAATACCTATTTCTCTAGTATTCCTTATGGATTTTTTAACAAAAACTATGCTTAGAGATGCATTTGCGATGGCTAACACTATGTATAATAAGTTCTAATAAAAGTATGAATTTTCATTTTGATGCTTTAACGATGTTGTTCGAGGcttaatatgtgaattaattatCCTTTAGATTTGTTACTTGAAAATGATGCTTTTTTAACTTGTTTTAAAATTGGCTTAATTTAATTCCTAAATTCGATGGTTAACAATGAATTCTATTGCTTTGACAATGGGTCATGTAttattttagttttctttatttttctacaACGATGCTTTAACGATGAATAGCAATACTATGGTAATGCCTTTCTAGTTgttatgttttatagtttatacATGGGTGATCCATGATTGGCGAtgcattttaatttattttaaaatttacttaatttaattcataaaattgaTGATTAATGATGAACTGCGATGCTTTAACGATTgtaattttcatcattttttaatAACAATGCTTTAATGATGAATAGTGATTATATGGTGATGTTTTTCCACTTGTTATATTTTCTAGTTTATATGAGTTAACGATGCTTAATGATGCTTTTGTTAGTTTTccataaaatttatttttgttttccttttttttttttttttttcagatgctACATAAACCTCTCCCAAAGCTTGACAACCCCCTAGAGACACATTATGTGGGTTGTGCCATTTATAATGGTTCGGGCAGGCTCACTAAATTGAAATGGAAGTTCCGAGAATATGGATTACTGGTTAACGATgcattcataaaaaaaatacaatgctTAAGAATGACAAATCCATGGTCTACCAGGATTCAATTTACATACAATAAATGCGATGGTCTAACAATGCTTGTGAGATGCTTTATGATGGTCACACAACATTGACTAACGTATCTAAAAAAGTTAAATGATGCTTATGTGACGATCTAATGATGCTCTACTCAAACATGTGTTTTTAATAATCAAATCGATGCTTTGGTAATGTATATGCGATGGCAATTCAATGTATTTTCCAAATTATTTAAACATCGTTAGATCATCGCATATGGATCATTAAAGCATCAATTTGAGTATTGAATGCAGAGAGAACACATGTTGAGCTTAGCATCATTAGCCTACCCAAATCCAAAATTCCAAATTTGAACAATAGTTGAAGcagaaaaaatcacaaaattatgCTCATGCAAACATATCTAGGTGTTTCTAACATGTATACATCACTAGATGGGATCACTAGATGGGACAAAGAGAAAGAGAAGCAATTTAAAAATGAATTCTATAACTTTCACAATTCTAAAGCGTAATTATAAAAAGTTTTAATGTCTTTGATAATGTATATCGTTAATTAAACTTCAAGTTAGCCCAGCTCTTTTGCGACTAGACTGACTAGTCTGTTCATTATGTGTTGTGTACAAATAAAGTTAcattatactatatatatataggggtaggtaactattttaaattctgtgtttttgtaaaatatcattttgtctttttgtttacaataatgtttattttgtatcATGTATTTTGAACTCGTACATATTTAGTATCATGTATTTTagaatcgtacatatttggtaccctaaactcaaatttaattaataaaattttacaaatttaatcaaactactaTCAACTATatgaattcaaaattcaaatttaattacttaattatatataattgataataatttatttatattgataaaattttatttatcaaatctgactataggataccaaatatgtatCATTTTAAAATACAGAAAATTATATTATTGAATAAAAAGAGTATCAAAATAAAAGGACGACGAAAAATAAGTaaattccctatatatatatatatatttatataatggtGTGTCTATACTACATGCAGCAAAGCAAAATAGCAAATGTTGTCTAACTTTACACTTTCCCGAATATAGATAGATAATATCTACACATTTCTATAACTACGACGATAAACATCAGGCTGTCGTTCTATGAAAACTATACGAAAAATTAGTTGTCATATAATCTAACTTTTCTTCCGCTGAACTGATAGTAAAACTGGGTGTCGTTTTTTCCTGAAGCTTCTCAAGAACTATCTATCTGACAAAACCGACTCACTCCAAGAAAGCATGAGATCTCTAACAACAGTTGGGAAGTCTGCAaaaaaatttttaaataaaaataagaacATATTCAAGTTTACAAACTTCCCTAATGTTTATACTAAATCTAAAGCTTTTACGGTTTTACCTCTTACAACTTCCAAAGCTACATTTTGTACGTCTATCTCATCTTGAATAAGCCTGTATACGTCCACAAGCTATATAGaacacagattttttttttttaaaaaaaaaaaaaaaatcaattctcTCCTCTGTTGATATTATAATAGTTAATGTTAGAGTGAGAAGAGGAACGAATTTTAGATATGCAAACCTCCTGAATGTGAAGCTTTGAGTCTTCAGTCAAGGCAAGAAGAAGTTGTCGACGGATTCCTTCATCGATAATGAATAGACGAGCTCCGTCTTTCATGGTGTCCGTGAGGtccaattttttttcaaatgtttgcCTGCCCGGGAAATGGACAAGAAGGTACAGGTTGTTAATTACTCCAAGATAGATGATACTTACACTAGATCAAACTTGAGATGAGTTACACACAGGCCCTTCACTTGCAAGGCGGGGTTGCTGCTCATCTTGGCCACGTTTTCTTTGGCAAGAGTGATGAGGTTCTCGAGCCGCTTCCACTGGAAAAGGCCATCTTTAAAAAGGACCTGAAATAAGTACATTATTATCATAAAAAACACAATAAACCAATAGTTCACGGCTAAGAGCAATGTGGATATCAAAAGGGGGGAATAAATGATCAAGCTTTACCACCTTTGACGTAACCATATATGAAATAACAGAAGTATATGAGAACAACAATATCCATATAAAGGAAAATATTACTCCACTTAGCACCAATTAGTTTTAAGATAGAACCTCAATTCTAGTCCAAGTGGTTTTTGCCCCCTCAAATTATAATATAGTAGCAAGAACAGGTTCGACTTTCGCTACACTCCACTCTTGACCTTAGTTTGGGACATTTCTAATGTATGTTGGATTCTATGACCTGTTTCAGACGACGTGTATGATCACAAATTTCCTAACCAGCCTTGTGATGTCCTATGTTCCCACAAATTTCCTAAGTCGGCCTTGTAGCATTCTATCAAATATTCACGTTTGGTCTTGTTGTATCTAAGGTCATTCATAATATCTATACTTTCATGCCCAAACGTGAGGAGGCGTATTAGATGTGAAAAAAGTCACACATGTAAAATATATGGAACAACAACATAATtataaaaacataataataaaaaaaagggtTACTCCATTTAACTCCAATTAATTTTAAGTTGAAACATCATCCTAGTCCAAGTAGCTTTTCCCCCTCAAATTGTAATCAGAAGCATATAAATAACGACCATTAGCCCTATAGCTTTAAGAATTTTAATACAAAGATACTGCAGTTGACTCTGAACAAACCTGTATGAGGCGTTCTCGTAGAGCAGGATTTGGATCCGTTAGAAGCCGCTTTGCCACGTATGGATAGGCCACCTATTTGACCAATAATGTTAATTCTTCAATATAAAGAAATCATATGACATATCACGCATGTCATCAGATTTATTTTTgacaaattcaaaattaaaatttatgaACATGCAGGTGCTtctatattaaaattaatataaatctGTCAAGAAACCTCCTATATCAGTGAATACTATAATTAGAGTTAATGTATGGGAAGATTTTACAGGACCATCAAAAATATCACTCCAGAGCTAAATAAAGAAAAACATAATATATGTCCCTACCTCGAGAAACTTGAAGTTTGGCTCCAAAGTGAAACAGATGCCCTCTTGAGTCAATAAAGAACGAATAACAAGAGAAAACCTCTCTGGGATACGGATGGGATAATTATAGACTAATTGATTAAATTTCCCTGCAGCACAGACGACACTAATTTTAACAAGCTGCTCCTCATTAGCACGTTATAGAAAAAGGAACTATGTAGCAATTGAAAATTATTTGCAATCCTcatcaaaacaaaaacaaaatgaaaTGTAACAGGAATTTTCGAGTGAAACTGAAAGGTACTTATGGGAGTCCCAGGTAAGAAGAATATGGCTTTATAGTtaaagtataaaaaaaatatgtattaatACTGTGGAACATCAATTACCCGTAACACTTCGGAAATTAAAGTCAGAGAGTCCTTTTCCAGAAGAGTTCTGCCAGATTGCTTCTAAAGCAGGAATAATGGGAGCGACATCAGTTCCAGGAGCCAAAAAGCCTAGCCGGGTGAAGTCATTTGCCATCTCAGCATAGTCCTCATTTACAGCATGAACAACAGCATCAATCAGAATCTGTTTATTTTGCTGAAAGAAAGAAGACAACAAATATGAAGTGTCAGAAATGAGAAAAAAATGCAATTCATTTAAAAGCAAGAttaactgaagaaaaaaaatatataacaataACATAATATTGTATTATTGTCGTGAATATCAAAGAGAAGCAGTTTACCTGACTAAGCACCGCAACATTCCCAAAGTCGACATATGCAATACGCCCatcttgcatagcaaaaatatttCCAGGATGTGGATCTCCATGAAATAGTCCAAACTCTAGTAGTTGCCGTAAAGCAGCACTTACACCAACAGTTAAAAACCCATCTAAATCAATGCCAGCTTCTTTAATAGCCTGAAACacggataattttcattaaaaactaTGACAGATTTGCAGAtattaagaagaagaaaaaatatataaaactggaTGGTGTTATCTATCTTGTTAAAGGTACCTGTGGATCAGTGCACCGAATACCATCAATCCATTCCATTACTAAAACTCGTCGACCGGATAACTGTTTGTAAACCAGAGGGATTTTGACAGTAGGATCATTTTTGAAATTCTCAATAA from the Humulus lupulus chromosome X, drHumLupu1.1, whole genome shotgun sequence genome contains:
- the LOC133807092 gene encoding protein ACTIVITY OF BC1 COMPLEX KINASE 1, chloroplastic; translated protein: MDLACVNCRYPINQFKYRGRAISSHHHATLRAPSSFYSFPGKISSSRRERSKCFLRISNFAAFVTQSSTNGAITRISTASGAGSLLGKSSAAMEQLDIERGVCIPFRKYTPETVRNKVLESRGAVVSLILRGVEIVWSLGFYWSTLMYDFLVGRDEEVVPFRARQLRNLLCDLGPSFIKAGQVLANRPDIIREDYMNELCILQDDVPPFPNQVAFNIIEEELGQPLEAIFSKISSQTIAAASLGQVYRATLRSTGQDVAIKVQRPGIEPIIYRDLFLFRTLASFLNGFSLQKLGCNAELIVDEFGEKLLEELDYTLEARNIEDFIENFKNDPTVKIPLVYKQLSGRRVLVMEWIDGIRCTDPQAIKEAGIDLDGFLTVGVSAALRQLLEFGLFHGDPHPGNIFAMQDGRIAYVDFGNVAVLSQQNKQILIDAVVHAVNEDYAEMANDFTRLGFLAPGTDVAPIIPALEAIWQNSSGKGLSDFNFRSVTGKFNQLVYNYPIRIPERFSLVIRSLLTQEGICFTLEPNFKFLEVAYPYVAKRLLTDPNPALRERLIQVLFKDGLFQWKRLENLITLAKENVAKMSSNPALQVKGLQTFEKKLDLTDTMKDGARLFIIDEGIRRQLLLALTEDSKLHIQELVDVYRLIQDEIDVQNVALEVVRDFPTVVRDLMLSWSESVLSDR